One genomic window of Polyangium aurulentum includes the following:
- a CDS encoding AAA family ATPase, producing the protein MHARPAQSADAKTLPIQRWLQAAIAASDALAKLHQSGIIHQNIRPQTLRIDVDGDGVELTGADTGEPAEPSALKMPRDALPYIAPEQTGRVESAIDHRADLYSLGIVLYEMLARALPFHAEDPLGWVHCHVARAPRPLEEAAPETPAMISSIVMRLLAKSPDERYQSARGLEHDLRRCLSELLTHGHIEPFPLGARDVWDKLRAASRMFGRSEELATLGDALERVRSMISVEVALVAGPSGIGKSSLVRELQRVSGGARAAFLFGKFEQTKRDIPYATLGQAFQDLVRQTVASSDEELAALRERLAGALGDNGQLIVDLIPQIELIIGKQPPLQPLPASDARNRFHLTFRSFLGVFAVPERPLVLFLDDLQWADFASLELLQHVVTHSDVRSLLLVGAYRDDEVDASHPLAVALREVGEAGVPVTTLHLGPLAQADLVDLVVDVFGCDRDDARPLAALLWAKTNGNPFFAVQLLGALHQEHLIRFDAEKWAWRWNIAELEAKGITDDMVSLVLGKLRRLPEGTLETLKLAACIGAEFSVQLIGTLSGKSPEEIRASLEPALAGGLLLQRPAGYKFLHDRVQQAVYSLTPKEQRAGLHLRLGWLLLESTPDKAIDDALFDIVNQLNLGVAGLTAPDERRTAAELNLRAGRKAKAASAARSAGTYLATGLSLLPWDGWGADYPLAYGLHLELAECEYLSGRFEEAERLCALLIERARTRVDKAAAYRQRMQLATAQVDNARAVELGLSCLRLFGIHLEREPSDDVVLAEIGWVRERLVDRAIEDLIDLPVMNDPDMIAAMEVLSSVYPAAAYVAPNLSSVVIARMVRLSILHGNTAASVHGYVLIGNVLSRQFSAFNEGYRFGKLAWELGQRPGFGGYNAEAAVIFGAMILPWSRHLRDALEQLRLGFHVARASGRLIYATSSLLQQSVDLIVLGEPLEAVQEALLPAFEFAKACKYEYMADGLIALQRLVLALRGATDHLGTLSGDGFDEGVFEDHLASRSIPLIRYYYYVHKLKGRFLAGDAAGAYAAAKEADEQHWSTLYTVSDVDHDCYKALAAAALHEGSGQAARAEFEEVLATSEARLRRWAEACPDNFAGKHALVSAEIARIEGREHEAAKRYDEAVRASRKSGFVQDEGIACELGARFYHGRGFDVLPAAYLHRARVCFERWGAHAKVRQLEQAYADLLSDLRRESSRTPSAEAEQIDTLTAAKASAAISSEMAPSDLLATLMRILIEHAGAQRSCLLVPSRDGLSVAAEISSDHEGVRVDIPKSRRAPGSSALPLSLANYVRRTREKMVLDDVTAQAMFSTDAYLSAARPRSMLCAPIVRRGEVAGVLYLENRLMRGAFTPRRLALLEFLSAVSLENALLAADLARETAERTQAEKTLKQSEERLQRLVETANVVPWEADRETGQFSYVGPQVVKMLGYSQDAWLSPGFIAKHVHPEDRESTLLHIIEPSGDEGFDFRMTAADGRTMWLHNVVSARGRGPADTIGGFLFDVTERKSTEAMLKEKIAIIESQKASIQRLSTPIIEVWEGVLTMPVLGVVDGDRAEQMMNVVLDAVSRASCRHMILDLTGADAVDTNTADHIMKIVRAVRLLGAQCIVVGIRPEVAQTIVTMGVDLSSIVTLSNLRGALLMCMKDPRSGRARAGNQVKK; encoded by the coding sequence ATGCACGCTCGACCCGCGCAGTCCGCCGACGCGAAGACGCTCCCGATACAACGCTGGCTCCAGGCGGCGATCGCCGCGTCCGATGCGCTCGCAAAGCTGCACCAGAGCGGCATCATCCACCAGAACATCCGCCCGCAGACCTTGCGGATCGATGTCGACGGCGACGGCGTCGAGCTGACGGGCGCGGATACGGGCGAGCCTGCCGAGCCCTCCGCGCTCAAGATGCCGCGCGACGCGCTGCCCTACATCGCGCCCGAGCAGACGGGCCGCGTCGAGAGCGCGATCGATCACCGGGCCGACCTGTACTCGCTCGGGATCGTGCTCTACGAGATGCTCGCGCGGGCGCTGCCCTTCCACGCGGAAGACCCGCTCGGGTGGGTGCATTGCCACGTCGCGCGCGCGCCGAGGCCGCTCGAGGAGGCGGCGCCCGAGACGCCCGCGATGATCTCCAGCATCGTCATGCGGCTGCTCGCGAAGTCGCCCGACGAGCGCTACCAGAGCGCGCGCGGCCTCGAGCACGATCTGCGCCGGTGCCTGTCCGAGCTTCTGACCCACGGGCACATCGAGCCTTTCCCGCTCGGCGCGCGCGACGTCTGGGACAAGCTGCGGGCCGCGAGCCGGATGTTCGGTCGCTCCGAGGAGCTCGCGACGCTCGGCGACGCGCTCGAGCGCGTCAGGTCGATGATCAGCGTCGAGGTCGCGCTCGTCGCCGGCCCCTCCGGCATCGGCAAATCCTCGCTCGTGCGCGAGCTGCAGCGCGTGTCCGGTGGCGCGCGCGCGGCCTTTCTGTTCGGCAAATTCGAGCAGACCAAGCGCGACATCCCCTACGCGACGCTCGGGCAAGCGTTCCAGGATCTCGTGCGGCAAACGGTGGCGTCGAGCGACGAGGAGCTCGCCGCGCTGCGCGAGCGGCTCGCGGGCGCGCTCGGCGACAACGGGCAGCTCATCGTCGATCTCATCCCGCAGATCGAGCTGATCATCGGCAAGCAGCCACCCTTGCAGCCGCTGCCCGCGTCGGACGCGCGCAACCGGTTCCACCTGACGTTCCGCAGCTTCCTCGGCGTCTTCGCGGTCCCCGAGCGCCCCCTCGTCCTCTTCCTCGACGACCTGCAGTGGGCCGACTTCGCGAGCCTCGAGCTGCTCCAGCACGTCGTCACGCACTCCGACGTCCGCAGCCTGCTCCTCGTCGGCGCCTACCGCGACGACGAGGTGGACGCGTCGCACCCGCTCGCGGTCGCGCTGCGCGAGGTCGGCGAAGCCGGCGTGCCCGTCACCACGCTGCACCTCGGCCCGCTCGCGCAGGCCGACCTCGTCGACCTCGTGGTGGACGTCTTCGGCTGCGACCGCGACGACGCGAGGCCCCTCGCGGCGCTGCTCTGGGCCAAGACGAACGGCAATCCCTTCTTCGCGGTGCAGCTCCTCGGCGCGCTGCACCAGGAGCACCTCATCCGCTTCGACGCGGAGAAGTGGGCGTGGCGGTGGAACATCGCCGAGCTCGAGGCCAAGGGAATCACCGATGACATGGTCTCGCTCGTGCTCGGCAAGCTGCGGCGCTTGCCCGAGGGCACGCTCGAGACGTTGAAGCTCGCGGCCTGCATCGGCGCCGAGTTCTCCGTGCAGCTCATCGGCACGCTGTCGGGCAAGTCGCCCGAGGAGATCCGCGCGTCGCTCGAGCCGGCGCTCGCGGGCGGGCTGCTCCTGCAGCGGCCCGCGGGGTACAAGTTCCTGCACGATCGCGTGCAGCAGGCGGTCTACTCGCTGACGCCGAAGGAGCAGCGGGCCGGGCTGCACCTGAGGCTCGGGTGGCTCTTGCTCGAGAGCACGCCCGACAAGGCGATCGACGACGCGCTCTTCGACATCGTCAACCAGCTCAACCTCGGCGTGGCGGGCCTGACGGCGCCGGACGAGCGGCGAACCGCGGCCGAGCTGAACCTGCGCGCCGGGCGCAAGGCGAAGGCGGCGAGCGCTGCGAGGTCTGCCGGAACCTACCTCGCGACGGGCCTGTCGCTCCTGCCCTGGGACGGCTGGGGCGCCGATTACCCGCTCGCTTACGGGCTGCACCTCGAGCTTGCGGAGTGCGAGTACCTGAGCGGGCGCTTCGAGGAGGCCGAGCGGCTGTGCGCGCTGCTCATCGAGCGTGCCCGGACGCGGGTCGACAAGGCGGCGGCGTACAGGCAACGGATGCAGCTCGCGACCGCGCAGGTCGACAACGCGCGCGCGGTGGAGCTCGGGCTCTCGTGCCTGCGCCTGTTCGGCATCCACCTCGAGCGCGAGCCGAGCGACGACGTCGTGCTGGCCGAGATCGGCTGGGTGCGGGAGCGGCTCGTCGATCGGGCGATCGAGGATCTCATCGATCTGCCGGTGATGAACGATCCCGACATGATCGCCGCGATGGAGGTGCTGTCCTCCGTTTATCCGGCGGCAGCGTACGTAGCGCCGAACCTCTCGAGCGTGGTGATCGCGCGCATGGTGCGTCTGAGCATCCTGCACGGCAACACCGCCGCGTCGGTGCACGGCTACGTGCTGATCGGCAACGTCCTGAGCAGGCAGTTCAGCGCGTTCAACGAGGGCTACCGCTTCGGCAAGCTCGCGTGGGAGCTCGGACAGCGGCCCGGGTTCGGCGGCTACAATGCGGAGGCGGCCGTCATCTTCGGCGCGATGATCCTGCCGTGGTCTCGCCATCTGCGCGACGCGCTCGAGCAGCTGCGACTGGGGTTCCACGTCGCGCGGGCCTCGGGGAGGCTCATCTACGCGACGTCCAGCCTGCTGCAGCAGTCGGTCGACCTCATCGTGCTGGGCGAGCCGCTCGAGGCCGTGCAGGAGGCGCTCTTGCCGGCCTTCGAGTTCGCGAAGGCCTGCAAGTACGAGTACATGGCCGACGGGCTGATCGCGCTCCAGCGCCTCGTGCTCGCGCTGCGAGGCGCCACCGATCACCTCGGCACGCTGAGCGGCGACGGCTTCGACGAGGGCGTGTTCGAGGATCACCTCGCGAGCCGCAGCATCCCGCTGATCCGCTACTACTACTACGTCCACAAGCTGAAGGGCCGCTTCTTGGCCGGCGACGCGGCGGGCGCGTACGCCGCGGCGAAGGAGGCCGACGAGCAGCACTGGAGCACGCTCTACACGGTCAGCGACGTCGACCATGACTGCTACAAGGCCCTCGCGGCGGCGGCCTTGCACGAGGGCTCCGGGCAGGCCGCGCGGGCGGAGTTCGAGGAGGTGCTCGCCACGAGCGAGGCGCGGCTGCGGCGCTGGGCCGAGGCCTGTCCCGACAACTTCGCGGGCAAGCACGCCCTGGTCTCGGCCGAGATCGCGCGCATCGAGGGGCGCGAGCACGAGGCCGCGAAGCGCTACGACGAGGCGGTCCGCGCGAGCCGCAAGAGCGGCTTCGTGCAGGACGAGGGCATCGCGTGCGAGCTCGGAGCGCGCTTCTACCATGGCCGCGGCTTCGACGTGCTGCCGGCGGCTTACCTGCACAGGGCGCGCGTGTGCTTCGAGCGCTGGGGCGCGCACGCGAAGGTGCGGCAGCTCGAGCAGGCGTACGCGGACCTGCTGTCCGATCTGCGCCGCGAGAGCTCGCGCACGCCGAGCGCCGAGGCCGAGCAGATCGACACGCTCACGGCCGCCAAGGCCTCGGCTGCGATCTCGAGCGAGATGGCCCCGAGCGATCTTCTGGCGACGCTGATGCGCATCCTCATCGAGCACGCGGGGGCGCAGCGCTCGTGCCTGCTCGTGCCGTCACGGGACGGGCTCAGCGTGGCGGCCGAGATCTCGTCCGATCACGAGGGCGTGCGCGTCGACATCCCGAAATCGAGGCGCGCCCCGGGCTCGTCGGCGCTGCCCTTGTCGCTCGCCAACTACGTGCGCCGCACGCGCGAGAAGATGGTCCTCGACGACGTGACGGCGCAGGCGATGTTCTCGACGGACGCCTACCTCTCGGCCGCGCGCCCGCGTTCGATGCTCTGCGCGCCGATCGTGCGCCGCGGAGAGGTCGCCGGCGTGCTGTACCTCGAGAACCGGCTCATGCGGGGCGCGTTCACCCCGCGCAGGCTCGCGCTCCTCGAGTTCCTCTCGGCCGTCTCGCTCGAGAACGCGCTGCTCGCGGCCGACCTCGCGCGCGAGACCGCGGAGCGCACCCAGGCCGAGAAGACGCTGAAGCAGAGCGAGGAGCGCCTGCAGCGGCTCGTCGAGACCGCGAACGTGGTCCCGTGGGAGGCCGATCGCGAGACGGGGCAGTTCAGCTACGTCGGCCCGCAGGTCGTCAAGATGCTCGGCTACTCGCAGGACGCGTGGCTCTCGCCGGGCTTCATCGCGAAGCACGTGCACCCCGAGGATCGCGAGAGCACGCTCTTGCACATCATCGAGCCCTCGGGCGACGAGGGCTTCGACTTCCGCATGACGGCCGCCGACGGGCGCACGATGTGGCTGCACAACGTCGTCAGCGCGCGGGGCAGGGGCCCGGCCGACACGATTGGAGGCTTTCTCTTCGACGTGACCGAGCGCAAGTCGACCGAGGCGATGCTGAAGGAGAAGATCGCCATCATCGAGTCGCAAAAGGCCTCGATCCAGCGGCTCTCGACGCCCATCATCGAGGTCTGGGAGGGCGTGCTGACCATGCCCGTGCTCGGCGTCGTCGACGGGGATCGGGCCGAGCAGATGATGAACGTCGTGCTCGACGCGGTGTCGCGCGCGTCGTGCCGGCACATGATCCTCGATCTGACCGGCGCCGACGCGGTCGACACGAACACGGCCGATCACATCATGAAGATCGTGCGTGCGGTGCGGCTGCTCGGCGCGCAGTGCATCGTGGTGGGCATTCGCCCCGAGGTGGCGCAGACGATCGTGACGATGGGCGTGGATCTGTCGTCGATCGTCACGCTCTCGAACCTGCGCGGGGCGCTGCTCATGTGCATGAAGGATCCGCGGAGCGGACGCGCGCGCGCGGGCAATCAGGTCAAGAAATAA
- a CDS encoding SDR family NAD(P)-dependent oxidoreductase: MGQFDGKVALVTGGNSGLGKATAEAFARDGARVVIAARREDLGNDVAASIRASGGEATFIRCDVSSENDVRALVDGTLKKYGRLDYAYNNAAAAPGPSMVPLAELDSAAFDAQANTSLRGIFLCMKYEIQAMLAGGGGAIVNCSSTASMRGMVLYGAYAMAKAGVESLTRTAAHEYASKGIRVNAVCPGPFQTPLGEAASKCTPPEVLAAALARIALQRIGQPPELAEAVLFLCSPGASFITGTTLVVDGGYFLT, encoded by the coding sequence ATGGGACAGTTCGATGGCAAGGTAGCGTTAGTCACCGGAGGCAATTCCGGGCTCGGGAAGGCGACGGCGGAGGCATTCGCGCGCGACGGCGCGCGGGTCGTCATCGCCGCGCGGCGCGAGGACCTCGGCAATGACGTGGCCGCCTCCATCCGCGCCTCGGGAGGCGAGGCCACTTTCATCCGTTGCGATGTGTCGAGCGAAAACGACGTCCGCGCGCTCGTCGACGGCACGCTGAAGAAGTACGGGCGGCTCGACTACGCGTACAACAACGCCGCGGCCGCGCCGGGCCCCAGCATGGTTCCGCTCGCGGAGCTGGACTCCGCGGCTTTCGATGCGCAAGCGAATACCTCCCTGCGTGGGATCTTCTTGTGCATGAAATACGAGATCCAGGCCATGCTGGCCGGCGGCGGCGGGGCCATCGTCAACTGCTCCTCCACGGCGAGCATGCGCGGCATGGTGCTCTACGGGGCCTACGCCATGGCGAAGGCGGGCGTGGAATCGCTCACGCGTACCGCCGCGCACGAATACGCCAGCAAGGGAATCCGCGTCAATGCGGTGTGCCCAGGCCCCTTCCAGACGCCGCTCGGGGAGGCGGCGTCGAAATGCACCCCGCCGGAGGTGCTGGCCGCGGCGCTCGCCCGGATTGCGCTCCAGCGAATTGGCCAGCCCCCCGAGCTCGCCGAGGCCGTCCTCTTCCTCTGCTCTCCGGGCGCCTCGTTCATCACCGGCACGACCCTCGTCGTGGACGGCGGTTATTTCTTGACCTGA